A DNA window from Trichosurus vulpecula isolate mTriVul1 chromosome 2, mTriVul1.pri, whole genome shotgun sequence contains the following coding sequences:
- the LOC118839156 gene encoding olfactory receptor 186-like, with protein MMEENKTLVTEFVLLGFTDHPRLQVVLFMVFLGVYIITMVGNIGLIMLIWMNSYLHTPMYFLLGDLALADACISTTVSPKMLVSFITQNKRISLSECMVQFNFFSFSATTECLILAAMAYDRYVAICKPLLYPVVMTNRLCCQLSIFSYVAGFLHSILHVGLLLRLSFCHSNKVHHFFCDIMPLYKISCTDPSINILMVFLFSGSIQVFTILSIVISYTCILFAILRKKSQKGRSKAFSTCGAHLFSVSLFFGSLLFMYVRPRSLHAENQDMMDSLFYTIVIPMLNPFIYSLRNKQVTEALRTALKQIIFPK; from the coding sequence ATGATGGAAGAAAACAAGACCCTGGTAACAGAATTTGTTCTTTTGGGATTTACAGATCATCCAAGGCTTCAGGTTGTCCTCTTCATGGTGTTCTTAGGTGTCTACATCATAACCATGGTGGGAAATATTGGACTGATCATGCTTATCTGGATGAACTCTTATCTTCACACCCCTATGTACTTTTTACTTGGTGATTTAGCTTTAGCTGATGCTTGTATTTCAACCACAGTGAGCCCTAAGATGCTGGTGAGCTTTATAACCCAAAATAAAAGGATATCTTTATCTGAATGCATGGtacaattcaattttttttcattcagtgcAACCACAGAATGTTTAATTCTAGCTGCAATGGCATATGACAGATATGTAGCCATCTGTAAGCCCTTGCTTTATCCAGTGGTGATGACTAATAGGTTATGCTGCCAGCTATCAATCTTTTCATATGTAGCTGGCTTTCTTCATTCTATCTTGCATGTGGGTTTGTTATTGAGGTTGAGTTTCTGCCACTCCAACAAAGTCCATCACTTTTTTTGTGATATTATGCCTTTATATAAAATTTCCTGTACTGACCCTTCTATTAATATTCTGatggtttttctcttctctgggtcaaTTCAGGTCTTTACTATTTTGTCTATTGTAATCTCTTATACTTGTATCCTCTTTGCCATTCtgagaaagaaatctcaaaagggaaGAAGCAAAGCCTTCTCTACTTGTGGTGCTCACTTGTTCTCTGTGTCCTTGTTCTTTGGCTCTCTCCTCTTCATGTATGTTCGTCCTCGATCATTGCATGCAGAAAATCAAGATATGATGGATTCCTTGTTCTACACTATTGTAATTCCTATGCTAAATCCTTTTATCTACAGCCTGAGGAACAAGCAAGTTACAGAAGCCCTGAGAACTGcattaaaacaaataatatttccTAAGTGA